The Usitatibacter rugosus genome segment GCGGCCGTCTTCGCGTAGCCAAGGTCGCCGCCGTTGGTGGCGATGCCGAAGAAGACGGAGGCGAACTGCGCGCTCTTCGGCTGCTTCGTGTAGTTGCCGTCCATCCACTCGGGGTCGTTGCGGATCGAGTCGATGATGAGCCGGCGCATCATCCAGTTGCGGCTCGCCATCTCGCTGGGCAGAGACGCCATCGGAACCGCGACATCCATCATGTCGGGATATTTCTGCGCCCAGATCCACGTCTCCATGCCGCCCATCGAGTTGCCGATCACGAGCCGCAGGTGCTTCACCTTCAGGTGCTCGGTGAGCAGGCGGTGCTGCGCCACGACCATGTCGTCGTAGTTGTACTTCGGGAATTTCGTCCGCAGTCCATCGGAAGGCTTCGACGACTTCCCGTGACCCATCGCGTCGGGAATGATGAGGTAGTACTTCGTGGCATCGAGCGGTGCCCCAGCCCCGAAGAGCTCGCCGCCCCACGCCGGCGTCAGCATGTTGGCGCTCGAGCCTGCCGTGCCGTGCAGCACGAGCACCGGCTCACCGGTCGGTTCGCCGATCGTTCGGTATGCGAGCTTCACTTCGGGCAGCGTCTCGCCGGTGCTGAACTTGAAGTCGCGCGCGACGTAGATGCCTTCCTTGGGGGCGGGGAAGTCAGCAGCGAACGCGTTCAGGGTGAGTGCGGCGAGCGCCAATGACAGGATGTTCGCGAAACGCATGTTTGATCTCTCCTCGTTGTTTGGGTCGATTTTGCCACTCCTTCGGTGGCGGGGAGGAGGAGGGGGTAGGTAGGACCTTTTTCTCGTCGGGGCCTTGACCGGGCTTCAGGGCTTGGTCGTGTCGGACGGTGTGGGTTCTACGGCGGGATTCGAGTCGAGGATTGCACCGCACTCCGGCTCGAACACGTTGGATGCAGCGCCACTGCCCCGAGCGAGAAAAGAGGTCCTACCGTACCCCCTCCTCCCCACTCAACGCGATGCTGTCGATGGCATCGTGCCCAAACTGCTCGCCACGAAGGTCATGCATCCAACCCTCGCGTACGAGTACGTCGGCACTTGCAGGCTCTCTCGGCTCACTCGATCGATGCGCGCCATCGGCGTGCACGGTGGGGAGGACGGGGGTGCGCGTAGGACTTCTTTTCTCGCTCGGGGCAGTGGCGCTGTCCCCAACGTTTTCGCGCCGAAGTACGGTGAAATCCTCGACTCGAATCCCGCCGCAGAACCCATACCGTCCGAGACCATCCAGCCCTCAAGCCCGGTCAAGGCCCCGACGAGAAAAAAGTCCTACCGACCCCCGTCCTCCGCCGTAGCGTCACCCCAGCGCAGCGACGTAGGCCGCGACATCGGCCCGGTAGCACGAGCACGAGGCTGTCTGCAGCCCCTTCCGGTCGAGGATGGACAACACGCCACGTGTGTACCCGATGAGCCGTCGCGACTGGAGCGCCCCGGCCGCCTCGGTGATGCCGACCCGCCGCACGCCGAGCATGCGCGCGAGGAACTCGTGCGTGATGTGGAAGGTGGTCGAGTGCGCGCGATCCGCCGTCATGAGGAGCCAGCGTGCCACGCGCTTCTCCACGACGTGGAAGCGGTTGCAGCCCGAGGTGCGGATCAGCTGCGTCATCAGGACGTGGATGTAGCGGTCGACGCTGTCGCGCATCGCGGGGCTCCGCGCGAGCTCTCGGCGGAACGCCACGGCACTCATGCGCCAGGCGGGGCCCGCGCCCTGCACTGTCGCGTGCACCGGCGAGACATCGACGCCCAGCGCGACCGGAACGCCGTAGAAGCCCTCGTTGCCGGCGAGCGCGACCTCGATGATGTGCTTGCCGTCCATGGGCTTCAGCAGCGAGATGTAGCTGCCCGCCGGGAAGTAGACGTCGGGGATCGCCCCGCCCGGATCGGCCAGCACCTGGCCCAGCGAAAGGTCCACCTGCTCGCATCGGGCGAGCATGTGGTTGCGCTCGCGCACGACCAGGCGGTCGAGCAGGCGGTTGGTGATCGAGGCAGCTTGCGCGGAACGGACCATGGCGCACGCTAGGGCAAAACGGTCCTGCCGGTCTGCGCGCTACCGCACCCTTCGCGAAGATAGTCCGCCGTCAGTGCGGAGCGACGATCGGCAGCAGCCGCGCGGTCTCGCGCCGCACGACCTCGTAGCATTCGCACGACATCGCTTCCAGCCGCGGCCGGTCGAGCACGCTGATGTGGCCGCGCCGGTAGCGGATGACGCCGGCCTTCTGCAGCTTGCCCGCGGCCTCCGTCACGCCTTCGCGCCGCACGCCGAGCATGCTGGCGATGAGCTCCTGGGTCGTCGTGATCTCGGGGGTCGGCAGGCGGTCGATGCTGAGCAGCAGCCAGCGGCAAAGCTGCTGGTCCACCGAGTGGTGGCGGTTGCACACCGCGGTCTGCGCCATCTGCGTGATCAGCGACTGGGTGTAGCGCAGCATCAGGTGCTGCATCGCACCGCCGCGGATGAACTCGTCCTTGATCATCTGCCCCGGAAGGCGGTAGGCCGAGCCCGCGCTCTGCACCACGGCGCGGCTGGGCGTGGTCTCGCCGCCCATGAAGATGGAAACACCCACGACGCCTTCGTTGCCCACCACGGCGATCTCCGCCGAGGCGCCGTTCTCGAGCACGTAGAGCAGCGACACGATGCAGTCGGCCGGAAAGTACACGTGATCCACGTGGCGGCCCGATTCGTAGAGGACCTCTCCCAGCCCCATCGGGACTTTCTCCAGGCGGCGGCTCATGCGCTTCAGCTCGACGGCGGAGAGGGCTGCAAGAAGCTGGTTGGATCTGGGGGTAGGGGTGGGCACGCCCCATTGTGCGCTATCGCACCGTCGCCACCGTAATGACCGCGCGGTGCTCCTGCTGGTCGTCGACGAGCGGCACGAAGTCGCCCTGCT includes the following:
- a CDS encoding alpha/beta fold hydrolase, which gives rise to MRFANILSLALAALTLNAFAADFPAPKEGIYVARDFKFSTGETLPEVKLAYRTIGEPTGEPVLVLHGTAGSSANMLTPAWGGELFGAGAPLDATKYYLIIPDAMGHGKSSKPSDGLRTKFPKYNYDDMVVAQHRLLTEHLKVKHLRLVIGNSMGGMETWIWAQKYPDMMDVAVPMASLPSEMASRNWMMRRLIIDSIRNDPEWMDGNYTKQPKSAQFASVFFGIATNGGDLGYAKTAATREKADALLDARLKAPFPADANDVLYQWDSSRDFNPSAGLEKIKATLLAINAADDERNPPIVGTLDREIKRVKNGRVLLIPASNETTGHGTTGNARFYKKELAELLQSAPRM
- a CDS encoding Crp/Fnr family transcriptional regulator; amino-acid sequence: MVRSAQAASITNRLLDRLVVRERNHMLARCEQVDLSLGQVLADPGGAIPDVYFPAGSYISLLKPMDGKHIIEVALAGNEGFYGVPVALGVDVSPVHATVQGAGPAWRMSAVAFRRELARSPAMRDSVDRYIHVLMTQLIRTSGCNRFHVVEKRVARWLLMTADRAHSTTFHITHEFLARMLGVRRVGITEAAGALQSRRLIGYTRGVLSILDRKGLQTASCSCYRADVAAYVAALG
- a CDS encoding Crp/Fnr family transcriptional regulator, encoding MSRRLEKVPMGLGEVLYESGRHVDHVYFPADCIVSLLYVLENGASAEIAVVGNEGVVGVSIFMGGETTPSRAVVQSAGSAYRLPGQMIKDEFIRGGAMQHLMLRYTQSLITQMAQTAVCNRHHSVDQQLCRWLLLSIDRLPTPEITTTQELIASMLGVRREGVTEAAGKLQKAGVIRYRRGHISVLDRPRLEAMSCECYEVVRRETARLLPIVAPH